One Streptomyces drozdowiczii DNA segment encodes these proteins:
- a CDS encoding bifunctional [glutamine synthetase] adenylyltransferase/[glutamine synthetase]-adenylyl-L-tyrosine phosphorylase, which yields MTMVPGRRSSTFTRLLRHGFTDPSAAERLLDLPDFASVRTDSVLLDALGATADPDLALRGLVRLVEAEEAGERQILLDTLVTAKPLRDRLLGVLGSSEALGDHLARHPRDWQALVTYEAADLHPGVAEFEQELAGADGPDALRVGYRRCLLSIAARDVCGTTDVAETAAELADLATATLRAALRIASAAAPDDAAQCRLAVIAMGKCGGHELNYVSDVDVIFVAEPADGAEESGAMQAATRLASHLMRICSDTTVEGTIWPVDANLRPEGRNGPLVRTLSSHLAYYQRWAKTWEFQALLKAWPVAGDRALGEEYVEAVSPLVWQAADRENFVPDVQKMRRRVVDTIPADRVDRELKLGPGGLRDVEFAVQLLQLVHGRSDPALRSGSTLEALGALAEGGYVGRVDAVQLDDAYRFLRAMEHRIQLYRLRRTHLVPDEEPDLRRLGRSLGLRTDPIAELNQAWRRHASVVRRLHEKLFYRPLLDAVAQLAPGESRLSTKAATARLVALGYEDPAAALRHLEALSSGVSRKAAIQRTLLPVLLGWFADSADPDAGLLGFRKVSDALGKTPWYLRLLRDEGAAAENLARVLSAGRLAPDLLLRAPEAVSILGDPQGLAPRSRVHLEQEVLAAVGRADDAETAVAVVRGVRRRELFRTTAADLIGSYGTEDSPAESDPGALVDRVGSAVTDLNAVTIAGALRAAVRAEWGDILPTRFAVIGMGRFGGHELGYGSDADVLFVHEPREGVDEQEAGRAANRVVSEMRRLLQLPTADPPLLIDPDLRPEGKNGPLVRTLKSYDAYYRRWSLGWESQALLRAEPMAGDLDLGAEFVELIDPLRYPADGLGEDAVREIRRLKARMESERLPRGADPALHTKLGRGGLSDVEWTVQLMQMRHGHEIPGLRTTRTRAALAAACAADLIPEEDAQTLDEAWVLATRVRNAVMLVRGRPGDTFPSVPRELTAVGRYLGYEEGHVGDMLDDYRRVTRRARAVVEERFYGG from the coding sequence ATGACCATGGTGCCGGGGCGCAGGAGCAGTACGTTCACCCGACTGCTGCGGCACGGATTCACCGACCCGTCCGCCGCCGAGCGGCTGCTCGACCTGCCGGACTTCGCCTCCGTACGCACCGACTCCGTGCTCCTGGACGCGCTCGGGGCCACCGCCGACCCCGACCTCGCGCTGCGCGGCCTCGTCCGGCTGGTGGAGGCGGAGGAGGCGGGGGAGCGGCAGATCCTGCTGGACACCCTGGTCACCGCGAAGCCCCTGCGGGACCGGCTGCTCGGGGTGCTCGGCTCCTCCGAGGCGCTCGGGGACCATCTGGCCCGGCACCCGCGCGACTGGCAGGCCCTCGTCACGTACGAGGCCGCCGACCTGCACCCCGGGGTCGCCGAGTTCGAGCAGGAGCTGGCCGGGGCGGACGGGCCGGACGCCCTGCGCGTCGGCTACCGGCGGTGCCTGCTGTCCATCGCCGCCCGGGACGTCTGCGGCACCACGGACGTCGCGGAGACCGCAGCCGAGCTGGCCGATCTCGCCACCGCGACCCTGCGCGCCGCCCTCCGTATCGCCTCGGCCGCCGCCCCCGACGACGCCGCGCAGTGCCGCCTCGCGGTCATCGCGATGGGCAAGTGCGGCGGCCACGAGCTGAACTACGTCTCCGACGTGGACGTCATCTTCGTCGCGGAACCCGCCGACGGCGCCGAGGAGAGCGGGGCCATGCAGGCGGCGACCCGGCTCGCCTCGCACCTCATGCGGATCTGCTCCGACACCACCGTCGAGGGCACCATCTGGCCCGTCGACGCCAACCTCCGCCCCGAGGGCCGCAACGGCCCCCTCGTCCGCACGCTCTCCTCGCACCTCGCGTACTACCAGCGCTGGGCCAAGACGTGGGAGTTCCAGGCGCTCCTGAAGGCCTGGCCGGTCGCCGGGGACCGGGCGCTCGGCGAGGAGTACGTCGAGGCGGTCTCGCCGCTCGTCTGGCAGGCCGCGGACCGGGAGAACTTCGTCCCCGACGTGCAGAAGATGCGCCGCCGGGTCGTGGACACCATCCCCGCCGACCGCGTCGACCGGGAGCTGAAGCTCGGGCCGGGCGGGCTGCGGGACGTCGAGTTCGCCGTGCAACTCCTCCAGCTCGTGCACGGCCGCAGCGACCCCGCCCTGCGGAGCGGATCGACCCTGGAGGCGCTGGGGGCGCTCGCCGAGGGCGGCTACGTGGGGCGCGTCGACGCCGTCCAGCTGGACGACGCCTACCGCTTCCTGCGCGCCATGGAGCACCGCATCCAGCTCTACCGGCTGCGCCGCACCCACCTCGTCCCCGACGAGGAGCCCGACCTGCGGCGCCTCGGCCGCTCCCTCGGGCTGCGCACCGACCCCATCGCTGAGCTGAACCAGGCGTGGCGGCGGCACGCGTCCGTGGTGCGGCGGCTGCACGAGAAGCTGTTCTACCGGCCGCTGCTCGACGCCGTCGCCCAGCTCGCGCCCGGCGAGTCCCGGCTCAGCACCAAGGCCGCCACCGCCCGGCTCGTAGCCCTCGGTTACGAGGACCCGGCCGCCGCCCTCCGCCACCTGGAGGCGCTGTCGTCCGGGGTCTCCCGCAAGGCCGCCATCCAGCGCACCCTGCTGCCCGTGCTCCTCGGCTGGTTCGCGGACTCCGCCGACCCGGACGCCGGGCTCCTCGGCTTCCGCAAGGTGTCCGACGCGCTCGGCAAGACCCCCTGGTATCTGCGGCTCCTGCGCGACGAGGGGGCCGCCGCCGAGAACCTCGCCCGGGTCCTGTCGGCCGGGCGCCTCGCCCCGGACCTGCTGCTGCGCGCCCCCGAGGCCGTCTCCATCCTCGGCGACCCGCAGGGCCTGGCCCCGCGCAGCCGGGTCCACCTGGAGCAGGAGGTGCTGGCCGCCGTCGGCCGCGCGGACGACGCGGAGACGGCCGTCGCGGTGGTGCGCGGGGTGCGCCGGCGCGAGCTGTTCCGCACGACGGCCGCCGACCTCATCGGCTCGTACGGTACGGAGGACAGCCCCGCGGAGTCCGACCCCGGGGCCCTCGTGGACCGGGTCGGCAGCGCCGTGACGGACCTGAACGCCGTCACGATCGCCGGTGCGCTGCGGGCCGCCGTCCGCGCGGAGTGGGGGGACATCCTGCCGACCCGGTTCGCCGTCATCGGCATGGGGCGGTTCGGCGGGCACGAGCTGGGATACGGCTCCGACGCGGACGTCCTCTTCGTCCACGAGCCCCGGGAGGGCGTGGACGAGCAGGAGGCGGGGCGGGCCGCGAACCGCGTGGTCTCCGAGATGCGGCGCCTCCTCCAGCTGCCCACCGCGGACCCGCCGCTCCTCATCGACCCCGACCTGCGCCCCGAGGGCAAGAACGGGCCACTCGTACGCACCCTGAAGTCGTACGACGCGTACTACCGGCGCTGGTCCCTGGGCTGGGAGAGCCAGGCCCTGCTGCGGGCCGAGCCGATGGCGGGGGACCTGGACCTCGGCGCGGAGTTCGTGGAGCTGATCGACCCCCTGCGGTATCCGGCGGACGGGCTCGGCGAGGACGCCGTCCGCGAGATCCGGCGGCTCAAGGCCCGGATGGAGTCCGAGCGGCTGCCGCGCGGGGCGGACCCGGCGCTCCATACGAAGCTGGGGCGCGGCGGGCTGAGCGACGTCGAGTGGACGGTCCAGCTGATGCAGATGCGGCACGGCCACGAGATCCCGGGCCTTCGCACCACCCGCACCCGCGCCGCGCTGGCCGCGGCGTGCGCGGCGGACCTGATCCCGGAGGAGGACGCCCAGACCCTGGACGAGGCGTGGGTCCTCGCGACCCGCGTCCGCAACGCGGTGATGCTCGTACGGGGGCGTCCCGGCGACACGTTCCCCTCGGTCCCGCGCGAGCTGACCGCCGTGGGGCGGTACCTGGGGTACGAGGAGGGGCACGTCGGGGACATGCTCGACGACTACCGCCGGGTGACGCGGCGGGCGCGGGCCGTCGTGGAGGAACGGTTCTACGGCGGCTGA
- a CDS encoding S1 family peptidase has translation MAALGLALSASAVLGTQTLAQAQETESAPRYQPEMVRALAASLGVSEQAATERLVRQDAQQARLAALTKSGIAGDGAFFDGSGKLTVNVGDKAEAAEVEKAGLAARVPARGQAALDKVKSRLDALAAKKVPSGVASWSVDLASDKVTVKVNNDRGAAAKAFLAKAAGYGAAVEIVRGEDQLEAKAAIYPGSKMTLNNTTGWCSVGYGAHDSSGKQYLVSAGHCVVNTLRYDGTAFAQGYHTRYKLGSNSVDMGIATVNSGHSIVTAVGTWNQGSTKTVAVKGSSRAAVGAAICKSGATTGWTCGSITSYNNTVTYVDLNGGPDTVITGLGASSVCVEGGDSGGAYISGNQAQGMTSGGPTNQQCTGGVNSRGSSYFQPLGDALQYYGLTLNTN, from the coding sequence ATGGCAGCGCTGGGCCTCGCGCTCTCGGCCTCGGCCGTTCTGGGAACCCAGACCCTGGCCCAGGCGCAGGAGACGGAGTCCGCCCCCCGCTACCAGCCCGAGATGGTCCGGGCGTTGGCCGCATCGCTCGGTGTGAGCGAGCAGGCCGCGACCGAACGGCTGGTCCGGCAGGACGCCCAGCAGGCCAGGCTCGCCGCGCTCACGAAAAGCGGCATAGCCGGCGACGGGGCCTTCTTCGACGGCTCCGGCAAGCTGACCGTCAACGTCGGGGACAAGGCCGAGGCGGCCGAGGTCGAGAAGGCCGGCCTCGCGGCGCGGGTGCCCGCGAGAGGTCAGGCGGCCCTGGACAAGGTGAAGTCCCGGCTGGACGCCCTCGCCGCGAAGAAGGTCCCCTCCGGAGTGGCCTCCTGGTCCGTGGACCTGGCCTCCGACAAGGTGACCGTCAAGGTCAACAACGACCGGGGTGCCGCCGCCAAGGCGTTCCTCGCCAAGGCCGCCGGGTACGGCGCCGCCGTCGAGATCGTGCGCGGCGAGGACCAGCTCGAGGCCAAGGCCGCGATCTACCCCGGCAGCAAGATGACGCTGAACAACACCACCGGCTGGTGCTCCGTCGGCTACGGCGCCCACGACAGCTCCGGCAAGCAGTACCTGGTGAGCGCCGGGCACTGCGTCGTGAACACCCTGCGCTACGACGGAACGGCCTTCGCCCAGGGCTACCACACCCGCTACAAGCTCGGCAGCAACAGTGTTGACATGGGCATTGCTACCGTCAACTCCGGTCACTCGATCGTCACCGCCGTCGGCACCTGGAACCAGGGCAGCACCAAGACGGTCGCGGTCAAGGGCAGCAGCCGGGCCGCCGTCGGCGCCGCGATCTGCAAGTCCGGTGCCACCACCGGCTGGACCTGCGGTTCGATCACCTCGTACAACAACACCGTCACGTACGTCGATCTCAACGGCGGCCCCGACACGGTGATCACCGGCCTGGGCGCCTCCAGCGTCTGCGTCGAGGGCGGTGACAGCGGTGGTGCGTACATCTCCGGCAACCAGGCCCAGGGCATGACCTCCGGCGGCCCGACCAATCAGCAGTGCACCGGCGGCGTCAACTCCCGCGGCTCCTCGTACTTCCAGCCGCTCGGTGACGCCCTCCAGTACTACGGGCTGACGCTCAACACCAACTGA
- a CDS encoding CehA/McbA family metallohydrolase, with protein MSSSDFPPVRAAGRGAAWYRGDCHVHSVHSDGELTPDKLAAGARAVGLDFIATTEHNAAAKPGAWGHLATDDFLILLGEEVTTKTGHWLALGLAPGEVVDWNHQAGGGLLGPCLDQVHRTGGVCVAAHPHAPYPSGDFMFPFPGFDVVEVWNGLWTSDRPWNADNEAALTEWARSLAADIRTGSWRPAMGNSDTHLEGQIGIPHTVVLAEELSTAAVLAGIRAGRSWIAESVDVEGSFTARADDRVAGLGERLATHGGQVEVRAAVRGVPAGTISVHTDRGKVHEASLSDDGAGAVRWNTTAEQSAFVRIEVRHPNGHAAALTNPIIVT; from the coding sequence ATGTCGAGTTCGGACTTTCCGCCGGTGCGGGCGGCGGGGCGTGGGGCGGCCTGGTACCGAGGGGACTGCCACGTCCACTCCGTCCACTCGGACGGCGAGCTCACCCCGGACAAGCTGGCCGCCGGGGCGCGCGCCGTCGGACTCGACTTCATCGCGACCACGGAGCACAACGCGGCCGCGAAGCCGGGCGCCTGGGGTCATCTGGCCACCGATGACTTCTTGATCCTGCTCGGCGAGGAGGTCACCACCAAGACCGGGCACTGGCTCGCCCTGGGTCTCGCCCCGGGCGAGGTGGTCGACTGGAACCACCAGGCGGGAGGCGGACTGCTGGGCCCGTGCCTGGACCAGGTCCATCGCACAGGGGGCGTGTGCGTGGCCGCGCACCCGCATGCGCCGTACCCCTCGGGCGACTTCATGTTCCCGTTCCCCGGCTTCGACGTGGTGGAGGTCTGGAACGGACTGTGGACGTCGGACCGCCCCTGGAACGCCGACAACGAGGCGGCCCTGACCGAGTGGGCGCGGTCCCTGGCGGCGGACATCCGTACGGGTTCGTGGCGGCCGGCGATGGGCAACAGCGACACCCACCTGGAGGGGCAGATCGGCATCCCTCACACCGTGGTCCTCGCCGAGGAACTGAGCACCGCGGCAGTCCTGGCAGGAATCCGCGCCGGCCGCAGCTGGATCGCCGAATCGGTGGACGTGGAGGGGTCGTTCACCGCCCGCGCCGATGATCGCGTCGCCGGACTGGGAGAGCGCCTGGCGACTCACGGCGGGCAGGTGGAGGTCCGCGCGGCCGTACGAGGCGTCCCGGCGGGGACCATCAGCGTCCACACCGACCGGGGCAAGGTCCACGAGGCATCGCTGTCCGATGACGGCGCGGGGGCGGTGCGGTGGAACACGACAGCGGAGCAGTCGGCATTCGTCCGCATCGAGGTCCGCCACCCCAACGGACACGCCGCCGCACTCACCAATCCGATCATCGTGACGTGA
- a CDS encoding CBS domain-containing protein produces MTTAKDIMHTGATWIPAHETLDRAAQLMREHHVGALPISASGEDDRMIGILTDRDIVVGCVAEGRDPAAVTAGDLAQGTPRWIDADADVEAVLEEMRSHQIRRLPVVEDKKLVGMISEADLARHLSDDQIADWAEQVYARTAAG; encoded by the coding sequence ATGACCACCGCCAAGGACATCATGCACACCGGCGCCACCTGGATTCCGGCGCACGAGACCCTGGACCGCGCCGCCCAGCTGATGCGCGAGCACCACGTCGGGGCGCTGCCCATCTCGGCCAGCGGTGAGGACGACCGGATGATCGGCATCCTCACCGACCGCGACATCGTCGTCGGCTGCGTGGCGGAGGGGCGGGACCCGGCCGCGGTCACCGCCGGCGACCTCGCCCAGGGCACACCCCGCTGGATCGACGCGGACGCGGACGTGGAAGCGGTGCTGGAGGAGATGCGGAGCCACCAGATCCGCCGGCTCCCCGTCGTCGAGGACAAGAAGCTCGTCGGCATGATCAGCGAGGCGGATCTCGCCCGGCACCTCTCCGACGACCAGATCGCGGACTGGGCGGAACAGGTCTACGCGCGGACCGCCGCCGGCTGA
- a CDS encoding DUF3105 domain-containing protein: MSYDRRARIEQMRNADRARDRRNRILTVSLSAVVVAGLVAFGSYMILDKSDSDGSDSSMTADGKGGTPSAGEKDENLATGPIEGEKSWDAKKLTRNHVTDAVDYPMKPPVGGDHDPVWMNCDGEVYKKPIPDMNAVHALEHGSVWVTYTGDAPAADVAKLADRVAKTPYSLMSPYKDQAGAIMLTAWGKQVTVDGADDPRVARFFAHYVQGPQTPEPGAACTGGRDGE, translated from the coding sequence ATGAGCTACGACCGCAGGGCCCGAATAGAGCAGATGCGCAACGCGGACCGCGCGCGGGACCGGCGCAACCGGATCCTGACCGTGAGCCTCAGCGCCGTCGTCGTCGCCGGGCTCGTCGCCTTCGGTTCGTACATGATCCTCGACAAGTCGGACTCGGACGGCTCGGACAGTTCGATGACCGCCGACGGGAAGGGCGGGACGCCCTCCGCCGGCGAGAAGGACGAGAACCTGGCCACCGGGCCGATCGAGGGCGAGAAGTCCTGGGACGCGAAGAAGCTCACCCGCAACCATGTGACCGACGCCGTCGACTACCCCATGAAGCCCCCGGTCGGCGGGGACCACGACCCGGTCTGGATGAACTGCGACGGCGAGGTCTACAAGAAGCCGATCCCCGACATGAACGCCGTGCACGCCCTGGAGCACGGTTCGGTCTGGGTGACGTACACCGGCGACGCGCCCGCCGCGGACGTGGCGAAGCTCGCGGACCGGGTCGCCAAGACGCCGTACTCGCTCATGAGCCCCTACAAGGACCAGGCCGGGGCGATCATGCTGACCGCCTGGGGCAAGCAGGTCACCGTGGACGGCGCGGACGACCCGCGCGTGGCGCGGTTCTTCGCGCATTACGTGCAGGGGCCGCAGACCCCCGAGCCGGGCGCCGCCTGCACGGGCGGCCGCGACGGGGAGTGA
- a CDS encoding putative protein N(5)-glutamine methyltransferase produces MPVPLSPSDLSSLAAALRAAGCVFAEDEAGLIAATAARPADIEAMAARRAAGHPLEHVLGWAEFAGLRIAVDPGVFVPRRRTEFLIDRAVALAPDPAVVVDLCCGSGALGAALAAALDRVELHASDVEPAAVRCARRNVGERGRVYEGDLFAPLPGTLRGRVDVLLANVPYVPTGDVALLPAEARVHEPLVALDGGGDGLDVLRRVAAEAPRWLAPGGSLLVETSERQAETAAGVLADSGLVTRVDSCEERYATVLTGTLPARRARTA; encoded by the coding sequence ATGCCGGTCCCGCTGTCACCGTCCGACCTCTCCTCCCTCGCCGCCGCCCTCCGCGCCGCCGGCTGCGTCTTCGCCGAGGACGAGGCCGGGCTCATCGCCGCCACCGCCGCCCGCCCCGCCGACATCGAAGCCATGGCCGCACGGCGCGCCGCCGGGCACCCGCTGGAACACGTCCTCGGCTGGGCCGAGTTCGCCGGGCTCCGGATCGCCGTCGACCCCGGCGTCTTCGTCCCCCGCCGCCGCACCGAGTTCCTGATCGACCGGGCCGTCGCCCTCGCCCCGGACCCGGCCGTCGTGGTCGACCTGTGCTGCGGCTCCGGCGCGCTCGGCGCCGCGCTCGCCGCCGCCCTGGACCGGGTCGAGCTGCACGCCTCCGACGTCGAGCCCGCCGCCGTACGCTGCGCCCGGCGCAACGTGGGGGAGCGCGGGCGGGTGTACGAGGGCGACCTCTTCGCGCCCCTGCCCGGCACCCTGCGCGGGCGCGTCGACGTGCTCCTCGCCAACGTGCCGTACGTACCGACCGGCGATGTCGCCCTCCTCCCCGCCGAGGCCCGCGTCCACGAACCGCTCGTCGCGCTCGACGGCGGCGGCGACGGCCTCGACGTCCTGCGCCGGGTCGCGGCCGAGGCGCCGCGCTGGCTCGCCCCGGGCGGCAGCCTCCTCGTCGAGACGAGCGAGCGGCAGGCGGAGACCGCCGCCGGGGTCCTGGCGGACAGCGGGCTCGTGACGCGCGTCGACTCCTGCGAGGAGCGGTACGCGACCGTCCTCACCGGGACGCTCCCCGCACGCCGCGCCCGTACCGCCTAA
- the glnA gene encoding type I glutamate--ammonia ligase, protein MDKQQEFVLRTLEERDIRFVRLWFTDVLGYLKSVAVAPAELEQAFDEGIGFDGSAIEGFARVYESDMIAKPDPGTFQILPWRAEAPGTARMFCDILMPDGSPSFADPRFVLKRILAKTSDLGFTFYTHPEIEFFLLKDKPVDGTRPTPADSSGYFDHTPQNVGMDFRRQAITMLESMGISVEFSHHEGAPGQQEIDLRYADALSTADNIMTFRLVMKQVALEQGVQATFMPKPFSEYPGSGMHTHLSLFEGDRNAFYESGAEYQLSKVGRSFIAGLLRHAAEISAVTNQWVNSYKRIWGGSSRAAGAGGEAPSYICWGHNNRSALIRVPMYKPGKTGSARVEVRSIDSGANPYLTYAVLLAAGLKGIEEGYELPAGADDDVWALSDAERRAMGIEPLPQNLGEAISLMEKSELVAETLGEHVFDFFLRNKKREWEEYRSEVTAFELKALLPVL, encoded by the coding sequence ATGGACAAGCAGCAGGAATTCGTCCTCAGGACCCTTGAGGAACGCGACATCCGGTTCGTACGGCTGTGGTTCACCGATGTGCTCGGGTATCTGAAGTCCGTGGCGGTCGCCCCGGCCGAGCTTGAACAGGCGTTTGACGAGGGCATCGGCTTCGACGGCTCCGCGATCGAGGGCTTCGCGCGGGTCTACGAGTCGGACATGATCGCCAAGCCGGACCCGGGGACGTTCCAGATCCTGCCGTGGCGCGCGGAGGCACCGGGCACGGCCCGGATGTTCTGCGACATCCTCATGCCGGACGGTTCACCGTCCTTCGCGGACCCGCGTTTCGTGCTCAAGCGCATCCTGGCCAAGACCTCGGACCTGGGCTTCACCTTCTACACCCACCCGGAGATCGAGTTCTTCCTCCTGAAGGACAAGCCGGTCGACGGCACCCGGCCGACCCCGGCCGACAGCTCCGGCTACTTCGACCACACCCCGCAGAACGTCGGCATGGACTTCCGCCGCCAGGCGATCACGATGCTCGAATCCATGGGCATCTCGGTCGAGTTCAGCCACCACGAGGGTGCGCCGGGCCAGCAGGAGATCGACCTGCGGTACGCGGACGCGCTGTCGACGGCCGACAACATCATGACGTTCCGCCTTGTCATGAAGCAGGTGGCGCTGGAGCAGGGCGTGCAGGCGACGTTCATGCCGAAGCCGTTCTCGGAGTACCCGGGCTCGGGCATGCACACCCACCTCTCCCTCTTCGAGGGCGACCGCAACGCGTTCTACGAGTCCGGCGCGGAGTACCAGCTCTCCAAGGTCGGCCGCTCCTTCATCGCGGGCCTCCTGCGCCACGCTGCGGAGATCTCCGCCGTCACCAACCAGTGGGTCAACTCCTACAAGCGCATCTGGGGCGGCTCCTCCCGCGCCGCGGGCGCCGGCGGCGAGGCCCCCTCGTACATCTGCTGGGGCCACAACAACCGCTCCGCGCTGATCCGCGTCCCGATGTACAAGCCCGGCAAGACTGGCTCGGCCCGCGTCGAGGTCCGCTCCATCGACTCCGGCGCCAACCCGTACCTGACGTACGCGGTCCTCCTCGCCGCCGGCCTCAAGGGCATCGAGGAGGGCTACGAACTCCCGGCCGGCGCCGACGACGACGTCTGGGCCCTCTCCGACGCGGAACGCCGCGCGATGGGCATCGAACCGCTCCCGCAGAACCTGGGCGAGGCGATCTCCCTGATGGAGAAGAGCGAACTGGTCGCGGAAACCCTGGGCGAGCACGTCTTCGACTTCTTCCTCCGCAACAAGAAGCGGGAGTGGGAGGAATACCGCAGCGAGGTCACCGCCTTCGAACTGAAGGCGCTGCTGCCGGTGTTGTAG
- a CDS encoding phosphatase PAP2 family protein, whose product MNEAAPEANTKQSGRAHGLGRALDRPLAHVASRLRSPRSPRRPRLWFEILLVAMSYWVYSLVRNAVPEQKAAALANADWLWSVERFLGIAVEQSVNHAVNSVTWLIVSMNYYYATLHFIVTISVLVWLFRRHPGRYAAARLALFATTAVALLGYYLYPLAPPRLMNGGHFIDTVLVHQTWGSMASGNFKNMSNQYAAMPSMHIGWSLWCGLTVFALASAPWARILGLLYPTVTLMVIVSTANHFWLDAVGGMACLAFGYAVSYAWYGSLPHRLPRWIPRKSGRPRLSALGAQPHREPAATRR is encoded by the coding sequence GTGAACGAGGCGGCTCCCGAGGCGAACACCAAGCAGTCCGGTCGCGCACACGGGCTCGGCAGAGCGCTCGACAGACCACTCGCTCACGTCGCGTCCCGGCTGCGCTCCCCCCGGTCACCCCGGCGGCCCCGCCTCTGGTTCGAAATCCTGCTCGTCGCGATGAGTTACTGGGTGTACTCGCTGGTGCGCAACGCGGTCCCGGAGCAGAAGGCGGCCGCCCTCGCCAACGCGGACTGGCTGTGGTCGGTCGAACGGTTCCTCGGCATCGCGGTCGAGCAGTCCGTCAACCACGCGGTCAACTCGGTGACATGGCTCATCGTGTCGATGAACTACTACTACGCGACGCTGCACTTCATCGTCACGATCAGTGTGCTCGTATGGTTGTTCCGTCGGCATCCCGGCCGGTACGCGGCAGCCCGGCTGGCCCTGTTCGCGACCACGGCCGTCGCGCTCCTCGGCTACTACCTGTACCCGTTGGCACCGCCCCGCCTGATGAACGGCGGCCACTTCATCGACACGGTCCTGGTCCACCAGACCTGGGGTTCGATGGCGTCGGGCAACTTCAAGAACATGTCGAACCAGTACGCGGCGATGCCGTCGATGCACATCGGCTGGTCCCTCTGGTGCGGCCTGACCGTCTTCGCCCTGGCCTCGGCCCCGTGGGCCCGCATCCTGGGGCTGCTGTATCCCACGGTGACCCTGATGGTCATCGTGTCGACGGCGAACCACTTCTGGCTGGACGCGGTGGGGGGCATGGCGTGCCTGGCGTTCGGTTACGCGGTGTCGTACGCGTGGTACGGGTCGCTGCCGCACCGGCTGCCCAGGTGGATCCCGCGCAAGTCCGGCCGCCCGCGCCTCAGCGCGCTCGGGGCGCAACCCCACCGCGAGCCTGCGGCGACCCGACGCTAG
- a CDS encoding tetratricopeptide repeat protein, with protein sequence MSRGWKVAAVLLTAGCVAEVVRRGRRTDWVARAYRELDVRDRTLREEAPETVGLRHEAHRLRELGDATAALEVHGRLLAARADALGADHPQVLITRFNHAGHLWEAGDRAGALAAYEEVLADMVRVQGEDHTDTQWTRKVLASRKNEAEGAP encoded by the coding sequence ATGTCGCGAGGGTGGAAGGTCGCTGCGGTCCTGCTGACCGCCGGATGCGTTGCCGAGGTGGTGCGCAGAGGGCGGCGGACGGACTGGGTTGCTCGGGCGTACCGGGAGCTCGATGTCCGCGACCGGACGTTGCGTGAGGAGGCCCCGGAGACCGTCGGCCTCCGGCACGAGGCTCATCGGCTGCGTGAACTCGGGGACGCGACAGCCGCATTGGAGGTCCACGGACGGTTGCTGGCCGCCCGGGCGGACGCCCTGGGCGCGGACCACCCGCAGGTGCTCATCACGCGCTTCAACCACGCCGGCCACCTATGGGAAGCCGGAGACAGGGCCGGAGCTCTGGCCGCGTACGAAGAGGTCCTGGCCGACATGGTGCGCGTGCAGGGCGAGGACCACACCGATACGCAATGGACCCGGAAGGTTCTGGCGAGCCGGAAGAACGAGGCGGAGGGCGCCCCGTGA